Proteins found in one Anabas testudineus chromosome 1, fAnaTes1.2, whole genome shotgun sequence genomic segment:
- the ppp1r27b gene encoding protein phosphatase 1 regulatory subunit 27b — translation MKYYPCPVSQAVGIKAYTQDCVIPVSCRSSASMKPLRSVHFPNDVVFRDYVQHGELERIGRFIRTKRVTLDTIYHSGMAAIHEAVLSGNLECVKLLVQYGADIQQRDEEGWTPLHMACSDGFPHIARYLLSLGADPELENDCGERPADLIDEENKELLELFGRADND, via the exons ATGAAGTACTACCCGTGCCCCGTGTCCCAGGCCGTGGGAATCAAGGCTTACACCCAGGACTGTGTGATCCCAGTGAGCTGCAGGAGCTCTGCCTCCATGAAGCCACTTCGCAGCGTGCACTTCCCCAACGACGTGGTTTTCCGGGACTACGTTCAACACGGCGAGCTGGAGAGGATCGGACGCTTCATCCGGACCAAGAGAGTCACCCTGGACACCATCTACCACTCAG GCATGGCTGCCATCCACGAGGCCGTCCTGTCTGGGAACCTGGagtgtgtgaagctgctggtCCAGTACGGAGCAGACATCCAGCAGAGGGACGAGGAGGGCTGGACCCCGCTGCACATGGCCTGCAGCGACGGGTTCCCACACATTGCACG CTACCTGCTCTCGCTGGGTGCTGACCCCGAGCTGGAGAACGACTGCGGGGAGAGGCCGGCTGACCTCATCGACGAGGAGAACaaggagctgctggagctgttCGGCCGAGCAGACAACGACTGA